In Nitrospira sp., the following are encoded in one genomic region:
- a CDS encoding DUF1232 domain-containing protein has product MKVSTRFFELSRMIGRLCGDLPLLFRLLKAWKDGSYRGLSARTMAWLVAALIYVLSPVDLMPDFIPGIGLIDDAAVLAFLLHSMAQDLAAFRAWEQSRVKM; this is encoded by the coding sequence ATGAAGGTATCGACGAGGTTCTTTGAGTTATCACGCATGATCGGTCGCCTCTGTGGAGATCTTCCGCTCTTGTTTAGACTCCTGAAAGCTTGGAAGGACGGCAGCTATCGGGGCCTGTCCGCACGCACGATGGCCTGGCTGGTTGCCGCACTGATTTATGTATTAAGTCCGGTCGATCTCATGCCGGACTTTATTCCCGGTATCGGCTTGATCGATGATGCGGCGGTGCTGGCTTTCCTCCTGCACAGCATGGCACAGGACTTAGCGGCATTTCGCGCCTGGGAGCAGAGCCGCGTCAAGATGTGA
- a CDS encoding RuBisCO large subunit C-terminal-like domain-containing protein, whose product MSTTTPDASENLTAIYEIDGPEALARRTAERICCDQTIEAESDLLSPSLQSTILGRVEDLKATAGGRYQATIRFGGDLLSGECSDLLNVLFGTSSLRGDVTLLSFAMTSGLLSSWPGPRFGIDGLRQAVGASRRSLLCAVLKPLGRNPCELAELAVQFVEGGVDLIKDDQSLVDQQWCRFEERAGRCAETIAQASTRRGRPCLYFAHISGSLDRMRRRAAQARSLGVTGLLVAPGLTGWDALRSLRSDNEIALPIASHPAMLGTSVDRGRGGLASPVVYGLLPRLVGSDLSIYPAFGFDYPMSQQDCVSIAEHCRRSWGCLRSMMPAIGGRIGPERLVELGSALGQETIFILGSRVQQFPGGVVAAMKEFHRAL is encoded by the coding sequence ATGAGTACCACAACCCCTGATGCCTCGGAGAATCTCACGGCGATCTACGAGATCGATGGGCCGGAAGCGTTGGCTCGAAGAACGGCGGAGCGTATCTGTTGTGATCAGACCATTGAAGCCGAGAGCGATCTCCTTTCACCTTCGCTTCAATCGACGATTCTAGGTCGGGTAGAGGATCTGAAGGCAACTGCCGGAGGTCGATATCAAGCCACTATTCGCTTCGGCGGCGATCTGCTCAGCGGCGAATGCAGTGATTTACTCAATGTCTTGTTTGGGACAAGCAGCCTTCGTGGAGACGTCACGTTGCTGTCGTTCGCGATGACGAGCGGATTGCTTTCCTCGTGGCCTGGACCACGATTTGGAATCGACGGACTTAGGCAGGCGGTCGGTGCTTCCCGTCGCTCACTCCTCTGCGCGGTCCTGAAGCCGTTAGGCCGCAACCCCTGTGAACTTGCCGAATTGGCCGTTCAATTTGTCGAGGGCGGAGTTGATTTGATCAAGGACGACCAAAGCCTGGTCGATCAACAGTGGTGCCGCTTTGAGGAACGAGCCGGTCGCTGTGCCGAAACCATCGCCCAAGCCAGCACGCGTCGAGGAAGACCCTGCCTGTATTTTGCGCACATCAGTGGATCGTTGGATCGGATGCGTCGGCGCGCAGCACAAGCAAGGAGCCTGGGTGTGACAGGTCTCTTGGTAGCGCCCGGCTTGACCGGCTGGGACGCCTTGAGATCTCTTCGGTCGGACAACGAGATTGCTCTGCCGATCGCGAGTCATCCTGCCATGCTCGGAACCTCTGTCGATCGGGGCAGAGGTGGGCTCGCTTCTCCTGTCGTCTATGGGCTGCTGCCTCGATTGGTCGGCTCGGACCTGAGTATTTATCCGGCCTTCGGTTTCGACTATCCCATGTCGCAACAAGACTGTGTCTCGATAGCGGAGCACTGTCGGCGGTCCTGGGGTTGCCTCAGATCGATGATGCCAGCGATCGGTGGACGCATCGGCCCGGAGCGTCTGGTCGAGTTGGGTTCAGCGTTAGGCCAGGAGACGATCTTTATCTTGGGGAGTCGTGTCCAACAATTCCCTGGAGGTGTCGTGGCAGCAATGAAGGAGTTTCATCGTGCTCTGTGA